In the Kribbella sp. NBC_00482 genome, one interval contains:
- a CDS encoding NUDIX domain-containing protein gives MAPAPQHHFGVYARIRDANRILLIHKTRGPYTGLLDLPGGTPEPGESWPETLERELHEELGLHLAAVGQFMPFALHVRTTSTGEPIDFHHRGVFLDLPRPATAPSTITSPDTAGCRWFNTRTDDETHLSPVVRAVLSL, from the coding sequence ATGGCCCCGGCACCACAACACCACTTCGGCGTCTACGCCCGAATCCGCGACGCGAACCGCATCCTCCTGATCCACAAAACCCGCGGCCCCTACACCGGCCTCCTGGACCTCCCCGGCGGCACCCCCGAACCAGGCGAGTCATGGCCAGAAACCCTCGAACGCGAACTACACGAAGAACTCGGCCTTCACCTGGCCGCAGTCGGCCAGTTCATGCCCTTCGCCCTTCACGTCCGGACGACCTCCACCGGAGAACCCATCGACTTCCACCACCGCGGCGTCTTCCTGGACCTACCCCGCCCGGCGACCGCACCGTCCACGATCACATCCCCGGACACGGCCGGCTGCCGATGGTTCAACACCCGCACCGACGACGAGACCCACCTGAGCCCCGTCGTACGGGCCGTCCTGTCCCTCTGA
- a CDS encoding HAD-IA family hydrolase — MWSPNARDVGGLPTRYGVQTRPRAVVRSDALDAEDLADFEALDAGLVLDLRSDWEMKQPHPLEGTPAYQRIPWIDPEAERLRDADAEPRLVDVYRNSLTRNATHIGRVFSAIADAPADRPVVVHCKAGKDRTGLTVAVLLDLAGVPREQIAADYAISEVHLGIQDGPEFSRTLPETILGSLEHLDDLGGVRAYLSWLGLSDAQIHRLATRLVPVEVQAIVFDFDGLLMDTETTMVESWQAEWAHHGLDLDLDGFWPGHGGDISEDRYAILAAAVGTDFDRTASHARRVAHRERMHAELDFRPGIRAWIAAARDLGLRVAIASSSPRKWVVGHLERVGAVDLFDQIVTGDEVETHKPDPAIYELALERLGVPGSSAIAVEDTAHGVAAAQAADMYAVAVPNPFVTAAAVAEADLVLGSADELLLTDLLLSAAPKGSTARN, encoded by the coding sequence ATGTGGAGCCCGAATGCGCGTGACGTTGGCGGACTTCCGACGCGGTACGGCGTCCAGACCCGGCCGCGGGCCGTCGTCCGTAGCGATGCGCTCGACGCTGAGGACCTGGCCGATTTCGAGGCGCTCGACGCTGGACTCGTTCTTGATCTGCGGTCCGACTGGGAGATGAAGCAACCACATCCGCTCGAGGGCACACCGGCGTACCAGAGGATCCCGTGGATCGACCCGGAGGCCGAGCGGCTGCGTGATGCCGATGCGGAGCCGCGGCTGGTCGATGTCTACCGCAACAGCCTCACCCGCAACGCGACCCACATCGGCCGCGTCTTCAGCGCGATCGCCGACGCACCGGCGGATCGGCCGGTCGTGGTGCACTGCAAGGCGGGCAAGGACCGGACCGGTCTGACCGTCGCGGTGCTGCTCGACCTGGCCGGTGTACCGAGGGAACAGATCGCGGCCGACTACGCGATCAGCGAGGTGCACCTCGGAATCCAGGACGGACCGGAGTTCAGCCGGACCCTTCCCGAGACGATCCTCGGGTCGCTCGAGCACCTGGACGACCTCGGCGGCGTCCGTGCGTACCTGTCCTGGCTGGGGTTGAGCGACGCCCAGATCCACCGGCTCGCCACGCGGCTGGTGCCGGTCGAGGTACAGGCGATCGTGTTCGACTTCGACGGCCTGCTGATGGACACCGAGACCACGATGGTCGAGAGCTGGCAGGCCGAGTGGGCGCACCACGGCCTCGACCTCGACCTCGACGGCTTCTGGCCCGGCCACGGCGGCGACATCAGCGAGGACCGGTATGCGATCCTCGCCGCGGCCGTCGGCACCGACTTCGACCGTACGGCGAGTCACGCCCGCCGCGTCGCGCACCGGGAGCGGATGCACGCCGAGCTCGACTTCCGGCCGGGGATCCGGGCCTGGATCGCGGCCGCGCGGGACCTGGGTCTTCGCGTGGCGATCGCCAGCAGCTCGCCACGCAAGTGGGTGGTCGGCCATCTCGAGCGGGTCGGTGCGGTCGACCTGTTCGATCAGATCGTCACCGGCGACGAGGTGGAGACGCACAAGCCCGATCCGGCGATCTACGAGCTCGCCCTGGAGCGTCTCGGCGTACCCGGCTCGTCGGCGATCGCCGTCGAGGACACGGCCCACGGTGTGGCTGCGGCACAGGCGGCCGACATGTACGCGGTCGCCGTACCCAATCCGTTCGTCACGGCCGCCGCGGTGGCCGAGGCCGACCTCGTTCTGGGCAGCGCTGACGAGCTCTTGCTCACCGACCTGCTTCTTTCCGCCGCGCCGAAAGGCTCGACGGCTCGTAACTGA
- a CDS encoding M28 family metallopeptidase, with the protein MANLTAGPVRYLVVPTADAADGAQSARFGERTLLWVPADQRLGRASRTAPGLLLVTQVGRSFQDDYPDVTPLLDHGRHLVISAADKPRRRSNHCWRIEPLRAGTTVFETPPVVPARSDPAVAQFVAEVSTASYQSDLTWLASLPTRHSLSTTFTQAMDFAADRMVALGYQTSRTPVTVGAGRSANLIGDRAGIGSNRGLVIVTAHLDSINLAGGSAAAAPGADDNGSGSAGVLELGRLLAIRSWKHDIRLILFGGEEEGLFGSKQYVATLPPAERSRVRAVLNMDMIGTKNTATPTVLLEGAPVSTALISALATAAATYTGLKVETSLNPFASDHVPFIDAGMPAVLTIEGADSANGHIHSANDTLNFIDWSFATEILRMNIAALAGWLEPATARPRPAGSVVSWGPGRIDVFAVGTDSALHHKAFDGSWHDFESLGTV; encoded by the coding sequence ATGGCAAACCTGACTGCAGGACCTGTGCGTTATCTGGTCGTACCGACCGCGGATGCCGCTGACGGCGCGCAGTCGGCGCGGTTCGGGGAGCGGACGCTCCTCTGGGTCCCGGCCGACCAACGCCTCGGCCGGGCCTCCCGAACCGCTCCCGGGCTGCTGCTCGTCACACAGGTGGGCCGCAGTTTCCAGGACGACTACCCGGACGTCACTCCTCTGCTCGATCACGGCCGGCATCTGGTGATCTCGGCCGCCGACAAACCCCGTCGACGGTCCAACCACTGCTGGCGAATCGAGCCCCTGCGAGCCGGTACGACGGTTTTCGAAACCCCTCCCGTCGTACCGGCGCGCTCAGACCCGGCCGTCGCGCAGTTCGTCGCCGAGGTGTCCACGGCGTCGTACCAGAGCGACCTGACCTGGCTGGCGAGCCTGCCGACCAGGCATTCGCTGAGTACGACGTTCACGCAGGCGATGGACTTCGCCGCCGACCGAATGGTTGCCCTCGGCTACCAAACGTCCCGGACGCCGGTCACCGTCGGCGCCGGGCGCTCCGCAAACCTGATCGGCGACCGGGCCGGTATCGGGTCCAACCGTGGACTGGTGATCGTCACCGCCCACCTGGACTCGATCAACCTGGCGGGCGGCTCGGCCGCGGCGGCACCTGGAGCCGACGACAACGGCAGCGGTTCGGCCGGCGTACTGGAGCTCGGTCGATTGTTGGCAATCCGATCATGGAAACACGACATTCGCCTGATCCTGTTCGGCGGCGAGGAAGAAGGCCTGTTCGGCAGCAAGCAGTACGTCGCAACGCTGCCGCCGGCCGAGCGGTCCCGGGTCCGCGCCGTCCTGAACATGGACATGATCGGGACCAAGAACACCGCTACACCGACCGTTCTCCTCGAGGGCGCACCGGTGTCGACCGCGCTGATCAGTGCGCTGGCGACGGCCGCCGCGACGTACACCGGCCTGAAGGTGGAGACCTCACTGAACCCGTTCGCCAGCGACCACGTCCCGTTCATCGACGCCGGCATGCCCGCAGTGCTGACGATCGAGGGCGCGGACAGCGCGAACGGTCACATTCACTCGGCCAACGACACCCTGAACTTCATCGACTGGTCGTTCGCCACAGAGATCCTGCGGATGAACATCGCCGCCCTGGCCGGCTGGCTGGAGCCCGCGACCGCCCGCCCCCGCCCGGCCGGCTCGGTCGTGTCGTGGGGCCCGGGCCGGATCGACGTCTTCGCGGTCGGCACGGATTCCGCCTTGCACCACAAGGCTTTCGACGGATCCTGGCACGACTTCGAGTCGCTGGGCACGGTATAA
- a CDS encoding TIGR03960 family B12-binding radical SAM protein, with product MTVESLFPRLEALLPGVQKPIQYVGGELNSVSKEWDSVSVRWALMYPDAYEVALPNQGVQILYEVLNERDHILAERTYSVWPDMEKVMRDHEIPQFTLDSHRPVRAFDVFGLSFSTELGYTNMLTALDLAGIPLHAVDRTDEDPIVLAGGHAAFNPEPIADFIDAAVLGDGEEIVLAISEVIREWKDEGRPGGRDEVLMRLAKSGGVYIPKFFTVDYLPDGRIQRVVPNRQGVPFRTAKHTVMDLDAWPYPKKPLVPLAETVHERYSVEIFRGCTRGCRFCQAGMITRPVRERSITTIGDMVENGLKQSGFEEVGLLSLSSADHSEIAEVAKGLGDRYEGSNVSLSLPSTRVDAFNITLANEFSRNGRRSGLTFAPEGGSDRMRKVINKMVTEEDLIRTVAAAYSHGWRQVKLYFMVGLPTETDEDVLAIAALAKRVIETGREVSGRRDIRCTVSIGGFVPKPHTPFQWAAQLGAEETDARLAKLGAAIRSEKGYAKAIGFRYHDGKPGIIEGLLSRGDRRVGRVIEAVWRDGGRFDGWSEHFSYDRWVECTAKALADEPVDLAWYTTREREYAEVLPWDHLDSGLDRDWLWEDWQDSLEEDGAIEVEDCRWTPCFDCGVCPQMGTEIQIGPTGKKLLPLSVV from the coding sequence ATGACTGTCGAATCGCTGTTCCCGCGCCTGGAGGCTCTGCTTCCGGGGGTGCAGAAGCCGATCCAGTACGTCGGTGGTGAGCTGAACTCGGTCAGTAAGGAGTGGGACTCGGTCAGTGTCCGGTGGGCGCTGATGTATCCGGACGCGTACGAGGTCGCGCTGCCGAACCAGGGCGTGCAGATCCTGTACGAGGTGCTGAACGAGCGCGACCACATCCTCGCCGAGCGGACGTACTCCGTCTGGCCGGATATGGAGAAGGTGATGCGGGACCACGAGATCCCGCAGTTCACGCTCGACAGCCACCGGCCGGTCCGGGCGTTCGACGTGTTCGGGCTGTCGTTCTCGACCGAGCTCGGGTACACGAACATGCTGACCGCGCTCGACCTCGCCGGGATCCCGCTGCACGCGGTCGACCGCACCGACGAGGACCCGATCGTGCTGGCCGGCGGGCACGCCGCGTTCAACCCGGAGCCGATCGCGGACTTCATCGACGCCGCGGTGCTCGGTGACGGCGAGGAGATCGTGCTGGCGATCTCCGAGGTGATCCGGGAGTGGAAGGACGAGGGCCGCCCGGGTGGTCGCGACGAGGTGCTGATGCGGCTGGCGAAGTCCGGCGGCGTGTACATCCCGAAGTTCTTCACCGTCGACTACCTGCCGGACGGCCGGATCCAGCGCGTCGTACCGAACCGTCAAGGCGTTCCGTTCCGTACGGCGAAGCACACGGTCATGGACCTCGACGCGTGGCCGTACCCGAAGAAGCCGCTGGTTCCGCTCGCCGAGACCGTGCACGAGCGGTACTCCGTGGAGATCTTCCGCGGCTGTACCCGGGGCTGCCGGTTCTGCCAGGCGGGCATGATCACCCGGCCGGTGCGCGAGCGCAGCATCACCACGATCGGCGACATGGTTGAGAACGGGCTGAAGCAGTCCGGGTTCGAGGAGGTCGGCCTGCTCAGTCTCTCGAGCGCCGACCACAGCGAGATCGCGGAGGTCGCGAAGGGCCTGGGCGACCGGTACGAGGGCAGCAACGTCTCGCTGTCGTTGCCTTCGACAAGGGTCGACGCGTTCAACATCACGCTGGCCAACGAGTTCTCCCGCAACGGCCGGCGCAGCGGTCTGACGTTCGCGCCGGAGGGCGGGTCGGACCGGATGCGCAAGGTGATCAACAAGATGGTCACCGAGGAGGACCTGATCCGCACGGTCGCGGCGGCGTACAGCCACGGCTGGCGGCAGGTGAAGCTGTACTTCATGGTGGGTCTGCCGACCGAGACCGACGAGGACGTGCTGGCGATCGCCGCGCTCGCGAAGCGGGTGATCGAGACCGGTCGCGAGGTGTCCGGCCGGCGCGACATCCGATGCACGGTGTCGATCGGCGGGTTCGTGCCGAAGCCGCACACGCCGTTCCAGTGGGCCGCGCAGCTCGGCGCGGAGGAGACCGACGCACGGCTGGCGAAACTCGGCGCGGCGATCCGGTCCGAGAAGGGCTACGCGAAGGCGATCGGTTTCCGGTACCACGACGGCAAGCCCGGCATCATCGAGGGACTGCTGTCCCGCGGCGACCGGCGCGTCGGCCGCGTGATCGAGGCCGTGTGGCGCGACGGCGGCCGCTTCGACGGGTGGAGCGAGCACTTCTCGTACGACCGCTGGGTCGAGTGCACCGCGAAGGCGCTCGCCGACGAGCCGGTCGACCTCGCCTGGTACACGACGCGGGAGCGCGAGTACGCCGAAGTACTGCCGTGGGACCACCTGGACTCGGGGCTGGACCGCGACTGGCTGTGGGAGGACTGGCAGGACTCGCTCGAGGAGGACGGCGCGATCGAGGTCGAGGACTGCCGCTGGACCCCGTGCTTCGACTGCGGCGTCTGTCCTCAGATGGGCACCGAGATCCAGATCGGCCCGACCGGCAAGAAGCTCCTGCCGCTGTCCGTGGTGTGA
- a CDS encoding GNAT family N-acetyltransferase: MKFGVRREELEFPAGMGLEEARVFMAREHADVRADGLGLVDGDTWLGVAWLDWWLVGNTDTVDVELAVAPAYRRRGVATTLLDAAIERAKAEGRRIVSGSNLAGDPVTGESPGTAFAAARGFVKKHAELHQVAELPMTDVVEQPVDGYEIVQWREHAPDEWLEQFVELLSGMSEDVPTGDRTSEAVRWTPELVRDAEDRRVAQGRFTYTTVAVHTASGELAAYTQMGGTPETPDRLNQYDTYVRRTHRGNRLGIAVKGPNLRALQAGVALPAVLHTWNAPENAPMIAVNTKLGFRPVAQRTMWERTLL; this comes from the coding sequence GTGAAGTTCGGGGTTCGGCGGGAGGAGTTGGAGTTTCCTGCTGGGATGGGGCTGGAAGAGGCTCGGGTGTTCATGGCTCGGGAGCATGCTGACGTGCGGGCGGACGGGCTCGGGTTGGTGGATGGGGATACCTGGTTGGGTGTCGCTTGGCTGGACTGGTGGTTGGTGGGGAACACCGACACCGTGGACGTGGAGCTCGCGGTCGCTCCGGCGTACCGGCGGCGTGGGGTTGCGACGACGCTGCTCGACGCGGCGATCGAGCGTGCCAAGGCGGAAGGCCGGCGGATCGTGTCGGGGTCGAACCTGGCCGGCGATCCGGTGACCGGGGAGAGCCCGGGTACGGCGTTCGCGGCGGCGCGGGGGTTCGTGAAGAAGCATGCCGAGCTGCATCAGGTCGCCGAGCTGCCGATGACCGACGTGGTGGAGCAGCCGGTCGACGGGTACGAGATCGTCCAGTGGCGGGAACACGCGCCGGACGAGTGGCTTGAGCAGTTCGTGGAGTTGCTGAGCGGGATGAGTGAGGACGTGCCGACCGGCGACCGCACCTCCGAGGCGGTTCGCTGGACGCCGGAACTGGTCCGTGACGCCGAGGACCGCCGAGTCGCCCAGGGCCGGTTCACGTACACCACGGTCGCCGTACACACCGCCTCCGGCGAGCTGGCGGCGTACACGCAGATGGGCGGTACGCCGGAAACCCCGGACCGGCTCAACCAGTACGACACCTACGTACGTCGTACGCACCGCGGCAACCGTCTCGGTATCGCTGTGAAGGGCCCCAACCTCCGCGCCCTCCAGGCCGGCGTCGCGCTCCCCGCCGTACTCCACACCTGGAACGCCCCGGAGAACGCGCCGATGATCGCCGTCAACACCAAGCTCGGCTTCCGCCCAGTAGCCCAACGCACGATGTGGGAGCGAACGCTCCTATAG
- a CDS encoding S8 family peptidase, with product MRTRRWLAVGLAVGLSAAALPATGQAAATQNTATRGKDRVVTLITGDRVVLRGGDRDQVSIERATGREQVTFESRRTGTHWTVIPSDVREAVRTGQLDKRLFDLDLLFRDGYDDAARGDIPLIMSGQPRATRHATTVRELNSATALVVPKHAAAGFLRGQGRQTKIWLDRKLRMSLDHSVPQIGAPAAWKAGYTGKGVKVAVLDSGIDSTHPDLAGQVLATKNFTPSPPADVAGHGTHVASTIAGKGVDGYRGVAPDAKLLDGKVCDDTGDCSESAVLAGIEWAVSQHAPVVNLSLGSPGGDEIDPIEEAVDRLTRTTGTLFVVAAGNRGGPESVESPGTAAAALTVGAVDSKEALADFSGQGPAPAGAVKPDITAPGVGIVAARAAGAVLGEPVGERYSRMSGTSMATPHVSGAAALLVQQHAAWKAPELKSALMSAAKPNPSLAPYEQGAGRVDLARAVTQSVVATTGSLSFGTALWPHADDKPVSKPLTYRNLGATPITLELTADLSIGGKPAPTGALRLSANRLTVPAGGEASVQVVSDTTPAGADGLYSGRITATGTATGAAQQVVVPLVVDREIESYDVALRVLGPDGAPVPAARAYVSFWNVGSGDTVDATGLSTARVPRGTHILEATIFGAEGQLYRMVEPGFDVHSATGVTIDARRAKPVSVSVPRADASGFVGFVGYHYKSAGGQELLTWQLRPEIKDLYVGRIGNRTIAPKDFTAFMVSFLGKVNADDGSLDGSPYVYGLVDTRSGHFFDGLRRRVGSDRQLAEVVAQYNGPAGTDTFWGLAASRFKVMPIAAGIKLPAQVQQYLEPRTDWQAGLGGKTRPARQYKPGTTTHETWTYEPE from the coding sequence GTGCGAACAAGACGATGGCTGGCGGTTGGGTTGGCAGTGGGGTTGAGCGCGGCGGCCCTACCTGCGACCGGCCAGGCCGCGGCCACCCAGAACACGGCGACCCGGGGCAAAGACCGGGTTGTCACACTGATCACGGGTGACCGGGTGGTCCTGCGCGGCGGGGACCGCGACCAGGTCTCTATCGAGAGGGCCACCGGGCGCGAACAGGTCACCTTCGAGAGCCGGCGTACCGGCACACACTGGACCGTGATCCCGTCCGACGTCCGGGAAGCCGTCCGGACCGGGCAACTCGACAAGCGGCTCTTCGACCTCGACCTGTTGTTCCGGGACGGGTACGACGACGCCGCCCGAGGAGACATCCCGCTCATCATGAGCGGTCAACCGCGAGCTACCCGGCACGCGACAACGGTCCGGGAGCTGAATTCCGCGACCGCGCTGGTCGTTCCGAAGCACGCCGCGGCCGGGTTCCTCCGAGGCCAAGGACGGCAGACCAAGATCTGGCTCGACCGGAAGCTGCGGATGTCGCTCGACCACAGCGTCCCCCAGATCGGCGCTCCGGCCGCCTGGAAGGCGGGCTACACCGGAAAGGGCGTCAAGGTCGCGGTCCTCGACAGCGGCATCGACAGCACGCACCCGGATCTCGCCGGCCAGGTGCTGGCGACCAAGAACTTCACGCCGTCCCCGCCGGCCGACGTCGCCGGCCACGGCACGCACGTCGCGTCCACCATCGCGGGCAAGGGCGTCGACGGCTATCGCGGTGTCGCTCCCGACGCGAAGTTGCTGGACGGCAAGGTCTGCGACGACACCGGCGACTGCTCCGAGTCCGCCGTACTGGCCGGCATCGAGTGGGCGGTGTCCCAGCACGCTCCGGTCGTCAATCTCAGTCTCGGCAGCCCGGGCGGCGACGAGATCGATCCGATCGAGGAGGCCGTCGATCGGCTGACCAGGACCACCGGCACGCTGTTCGTCGTGGCCGCGGGCAACCGTGGCGGTCCCGAGTCGGTCGAGTCTCCCGGTACCGCCGCGGCCGCGCTGACCGTCGGAGCGGTCGACAGCAAGGAAGCGCTCGCGGACTTCTCCGGGCAGGGACCGGCTCCCGCGGGCGCCGTGAAACCCGACATCACCGCCCCCGGTGTCGGGATCGTCGCGGCCCGCGCGGCCGGAGCCGTCCTCGGTGAGCCGGTGGGCGAGCGCTACAGCCGCATGTCCGGTACGTCGATGGCAACGCCGCACGTCTCCGGTGCCGCCGCACTGCTCGTCCAGCAACACGCCGCCTGGAAGGCGCCCGAACTGAAGAGCGCGCTGATGTCGGCCGCGAAGCCGAATCCCAGCCTGGCACCGTACGAGCAAGGCGCCGGCCGGGTCGACCTCGCCCGTGCCGTCACTCAGTCCGTGGTCGCGACGACGGGCAGTCTCTCCTTCGGTACGGCGTTGTGGCCGCACGCGGACGACAAGCCCGTCAGCAAGCCTCTGACCTACCGCAATCTCGGCGCCACTCCGATCACCCTCGAACTGACGGCCGATCTGTCGATCGGTGGCAAACCTGCCCCCACCGGCGCACTACGGCTCAGTGCGAACAGGCTCACCGTCCCGGCCGGAGGCGAGGCGTCCGTCCAGGTCGTGTCCGACACCACGCCTGCCGGCGCGGACGGCCTCTACAGCGGCCGGATCACCGCGACCGGCACCGCGACCGGCGCCGCGCAGCAGGTCGTCGTACCGCTTGTGGTCGACAGGGAGATCGAGAGTTACGACGTTGCCCTGCGCGTACTCGGCCCGGACGGCGCGCCCGTACCGGCGGCCCGTGCGTACGTCTCCTTCTGGAATGTCGGCAGCGGCGACACCGTCGACGCCACCGGCCTGAGCACCGCACGCGTCCCGCGCGGCACCCACATCCTCGAGGCGACGATCTTCGGCGCCGAGGGACAGCTGTACCGGATGGTCGAGCCTGGCTTCGACGTACACAGCGCCACCGGTGTGACCATCGATGCGCGACGGGCGAAGCCTGTCAGCGTCTCCGTTCCGCGAGCCGACGCCAGTGGATTCGTCGGTTTCGTGGGCTACCACTACAAGAGCGCCGGCGGTCAGGAACTGCTCACCTGGCAACTCCGGCCGGAGATCAAGGATCTGTACGTCGGCCGCATCGGCAACCGCACGATCGCTCCGAAGGACTTCACCGCGTTCATGGTGTCGTTCCTCGGCAAGGTCAACGCCGACGACGGCAGTCTGGACGGGAGCCCGTATGTCTACGGTCTGGTGGACACCCGGTCCGGCCACTTCTTCGACGGTCTACGGCGTCGCGTCGGGTCCGATCGCCAGCTGGCCGAAGTCGTTGCCCAGTACAACGGTCCCGCCGGCACGGACACGTTCTGGGGCCTGGCCGCCTCGCGGTTCAAGGTGATGCCGATCGCCGCCGGCATCAAGCTGCCGGCCCAGGTGCAGCAGTACCTCGAACCGCGGACCGACTGGCAAGCGGGCCTCGGCGGCAAGACCCGCCCGGCGCGCCAGTACAAGCCTGGTACCACGACTCACGAGACCTGGACGTACGAACCGGAGTAG
- a CDS encoding M43 family zinc metalloprotease: MPRKANGRADKHRDDFRMPGEAPATERNGHATSEQPTANGMPTASTTNMSGGGSPAADMGGGGSPGGAGMTGGGAPGGAGMSGGGAPGGAGMSGGGQAGGAGMSGATDGGRTEFPTRRQCGVMDVHRRLLSTSPAYAAARSALETATMSYVAAQQRFAGIARIPCVVHVVWNTNAQNISQAQIDSQIDVLNRDFRATNPDTSIVPGVFSGLIADTRIEFFLATEDPNGNPTTGVTRTQTSTAGFGTDDKVKSSANGGIDPWDTANYLNIWVCQLGGGLLGYAQFPGGPANTDGVVILHSGFGTNGTAAAPFDLGRTTTHEVGHYLNLLHIWGDDGSGCSGSDECADTPNAAGPNFGVPTFPHVTCSNGPNGDLFYDYMDYTDDRGMVMFTTDQVTRMQACLDTVRRDLPDFGGTGTPEPAGSVVAWGADRLDAFVLGTDLAMYHKWWDGSAWGPSVAGYEYQGGICMSAPEVASWAPNRLDAFVLGTDHALYHKWWDGTAWNGYEYLGGVCMSPPRLATWGPNRLDAFVLGTDRALYHKWWDGTAWNGYEYLGGVCMSPPEVVAWGPDRLDVFVLGTDNAVYHKWWDGTAWNGYEYLGGVCASPPRVVAWGENRLDMFVIGTDSALYHKWYDGSAWSDWEYMGGVCTTAPTVVSWGPDRLDVFVLGTDSALYHKWWDGSAWGPSLTGYEYLGGICTDEPRVVSWDTNRLDVFVTGTDKQLYHKWWDGSTWNGYEPLGGVISDFRVTVPDSPATIQQGVGI; this comes from the coding sequence ATGCCGAGAAAGGCCAACGGGCGGGCGGACAAGCACCGGGACGACTTCAGGATGCCGGGCGAGGCCCCGGCGACCGAGCGGAACGGGCACGCCACGAGCGAACAGCCCACGGCGAACGGCATGCCGACAGCCAGTACGACGAACATGAGCGGTGGCGGATCACCGGCCGCGGACATGGGCGGTGGCGGATCACCCGGCGGCGCCGGAATGACCGGCGGCGGAGCGCCCGGCGGCGCGGGAATGAGTGGCGGCGGAGCGCCTGGTGGTGCTGGGATGTCGGGCGGCGGCCAGGCCGGTGGTGCCGGTATGAGCGGCGCGACCGACGGCGGACGGACGGAGTTCCCGACGCGTCGCCAGTGCGGCGTGATGGATGTGCACCGGCGACTGCTGTCGACCTCGCCGGCGTACGCCGCAGCGCGATCGGCACTCGAGACCGCGACGATGAGCTACGTCGCCGCGCAGCAACGGTTCGCCGGGATCGCCCGCATCCCCTGTGTCGTCCACGTCGTCTGGAACACCAACGCGCAGAACATCTCGCAGGCCCAGATCGACAGCCAGATCGACGTACTGAACCGCGACTTCCGCGCCACCAACCCCGACACCAGCATCGTTCCGGGCGTGTTCAGCGGCCTGATCGCGGACACCCGGATCGAGTTCTTCCTGGCCACCGAGGACCCGAACGGGAACCCGACGACCGGCGTCACCCGGACCCAGACGAGTACGGCGGGCTTCGGCACCGACGACAAGGTGAAGTCGTCGGCGAACGGCGGGATCGACCCATGGGACACCGCCAACTACCTGAACATCTGGGTGTGCCAGCTCGGCGGCGGCCTGCTCGGGTACGCGCAGTTCCCCGGCGGCCCGGCGAACACCGACGGCGTAGTCATCCTGCACAGCGGATTCGGCACGAACGGTACGGCGGCAGCGCCGTTCGACCTCGGCCGGACCACGACCCACGAGGTCGGGCACTACCTGAACCTGCTCCACATCTGGGGCGACGACGGCAGCGGCTGCAGCGGCAGCGACGAGTGCGCGGACACCCCGAACGCGGCCGGCCCGAACTTCGGCGTACCGACGTTCCCGCACGTGACCTGCAGCAACGGGCCGAACGGCGACCTGTTCTACGACTACATGGACTACACCGACGACCGCGGCATGGTCATGTTCACCACCGACCAGGTGACGCGGATGCAGGCGTGTCTGGACACCGTGCGCAGGGACCTGCCGGACTTCGGCGGCACCGGTACGCCGGAACCCGCCGGATCGGTCGTGGCGTGGGGCGCGGACCGGCTCGACGCGTTCGTGCTCGGCACCGACCTGGCGATGTACCACAAGTGGTGGGACGGATCGGCCTGGGGACCGTCCGTCGCCGGTTACGAGTACCAGGGTGGTATCTGTATGAGCGCTCCTGAAGTCGCGTCCTGGGCGCCGAACAGGCTGGACGCGTTCGTCCTCGGCACCGATCACGCGCTGTACCACAAGTGGTGGGACGGCACGGCCTGGAACGGGTACGAGTATCTCGGCGGCGTCTGTATGAGCCCGCCGCGGCTGGCGACCTGGGGTCCGAACCGGCTCGACGCGTTCGTCCTCGGCACCGACCGGGCGCTGTACCACAAGTGGTGGGACGGCACGGCCTGGAACGGGTACGAGTACCTCGGCGGCGTCTGCATGAGTCCGCCGGAAGTCGTTGCCTGGGGCCCTGATCGGCTGGACGTGTTCGTGCTCGGCACGGACAACGCGGTCTACCACAAGTGGTGGGACGGCACGGCCTGGAACGGGTACGAGTACCTCGGCGGCGTCTGCGCTTCGCCGCCGCGGGTCGTGGCCTGGGGCGAGAACAGGCTCGACATGTTCGTCATCGGCACCGATTCGGCCTTGTATCACAAGTGGTACGACGGTTCCGCCTGGTCGGACTGGGAGTACATGGGCGGCGTGTGTACGACAGCGCCGACCGTGGTCTCGTGGGGTCCGGACCGGCTGGACGTGTTCGTACTCGGAACGGACTCGGCGCTCTACCACAAGTGGTGGGACGGGTCCGCGTGGGGACCGTCGCTCACCGGGTACGAGTACCTGGGCGGGATCTGCACCGACGAGCCGCGGGTGGTCTCGTGGGACACGAACCGGCTGGATGTGTTCGTCACCGGCACCGACAAGCAGCTCTACCACAAGTGGTGGGACGGCTCGACGTGGAACGGGTACGAGCCCCTCGGCGGCGTCATCAGTGACTTCAGGGTGACGGTGCCCGACTCGCCCGCAACGATCCAACAGGGGGTGGGGATCTGA